In one Ralstonia pickettii genomic region, the following are encoded:
- a CDS encoding virulence factor, translating to MSWQAPRTQEARHRGVLRKGLRLAGHVGAVGMVLAASWAIAADAPAPTSKPTPVQGAVLIPPVGMTGASGVVAVPPRGDMPPRLQMSGPAVTANKAANGGVLSLPVVAPATPAAAPGAVEFVTHGRFRDVPVYKPKGEIRSVVLMLSGDLGWAPAASRMAESLAQQGALVAGLSTPALFASLEADPGDCAFPDGDLENFSRFLQAYEKVPGYYPPILVGDNEGGALAYAMIAQARPNIFAGAMSMEFCPVLELHKPLCKGEGVHFSRRMSESRTTAKRVKPPENAGVVLLPATKLSAPWVALQSSAPTSFARRSGPLCEARATQAFIDTISGAQSVALPAAASAANAPPVTATEPFKTAFAKLVAQRKAPPPPPPAAVSDLPIIEVPAQPGTSSELFAVLLSGDGGWAGLDKEVAAALSKSGVSVVGIDSLRYFWTPRTPASAAADMDRLVRFYAARWKKQKALLIGYSQGADVLPFIVNRLPAASREHVALAVMMGLGKRADFEFHMTNWVSSSASGLPILPEVQKLPAGLGMCIYGKEEKDTNCPGLDPKQVQLVKLPGGHHFDGDYAKLARIILEGARAPGNASR from the coding sequence ATGAGTTGGCAAGCACCGCGCACGCAAGAGGCGCGGCATCGGGGAGTGCTACGCAAAGGCTTGCGTTTGGCCGGGCATGTGGGTGCGGTCGGCATGGTGCTGGCAGCGTCCTGGGCCATCGCCGCCGACGCTCCTGCGCCTACATCCAAACCGACGCCCGTGCAGGGCGCGGTGCTGATTCCTCCCGTGGGCATGACGGGCGCCAGTGGTGTCGTGGCAGTGCCGCCGCGCGGTGACATGCCGCCTCGGCTGCAAATGAGCGGGCCGGCCGTGACGGCCAACAAGGCTGCCAACGGCGGCGTGCTGTCGCTGCCGGTGGTGGCGCCCGCTACGCCCGCCGCCGCACCGGGCGCGGTCGAGTTCGTCACGCACGGGCGTTTTCGCGATGTGCCGGTCTACAAGCCGAAGGGCGAAATCCGCTCCGTCGTGCTGATGCTGTCGGGCGATCTGGGCTGGGCGCCCGCCGCATCGCGCATGGCAGAAAGCCTCGCCCAGCAGGGCGCATTGGTGGCAGGCCTGTCGACGCCTGCGCTGTTCGCCAGCCTGGAGGCAGATCCGGGCGATTGCGCTTTCCCCGATGGCGATCTCGAAAACTTCAGCCGCTTCCTGCAGGCCTACGAAAAGGTACCCGGCTACTACCCGCCCATCCTCGTTGGCGACAACGAAGGCGGTGCGCTGGCCTACGCCATGATTGCCCAGGCGCGCCCGAACATCTTTGCCGGGGCCATGTCGATGGAGTTCTGCCCGGTGCTGGAACTGCACAAGCCGCTGTGCAAAGGCGAGGGTGTGCACTTCAGCCGCCGCATGAGCGAGAGCCGCACCACGGCCAAGCGCGTCAAGCCGCCAGAAAACGCGGGCGTGGTCCTGCTGCCCGCCACGAAGCTGTCTGCGCCGTGGGTGGCGCTGCAATCGTCCGCACCGACGTCGTTTGCGCGGCGCTCCGGTCCGCTGTGCGAAGCGCGTGCCACGCAAGCCTTCATCGATACGATTTCGGGGGCGCAATCGGTGGCGTTGCCGGCCGCCGCGTCGGCTGCCAATGCGCCGCCCGTGACCGCCACCGAGCCATTCAAAACCGCCTTCGCCAAGCTTGTCGCGCAGCGCAAAGCACCGCCCCCGCCCCCGCCTGCGGCGGTTTCCGACTTGCCGATCATCGAGGTGCCCGCGCAGCCCGGTACGTCGTCCGAACTGTTCGCGGTGCTGCTCTCGGGGGATGGCGGTTGGGCAGGGCTGGACAAGGAGGTCGCCGCGGCGCTCTCCAAGTCCGGCGTGTCGGTGGTCGGTATCGATTCGCTGCGCTATTTCTGGACGCCGCGCACGCCAGCCTCCGCCGCCGCAGACATGGACCGCCTCGTGCGCTTTTACGCTGCGCGCTGGAAGAAGCAGAAGGCGTTGCTGATCGGCTATTCGCAGGGCGCAGACGTGCTGCCCTTCATCGTCAACCGGTTGCCGGCGGCGTCGCGCGAGCATGTCGCGCTGGCGGTCATGATGGGCCTGGGCAAGCGTGCCGATTTTGAGTTCCACATGACCAACTGGGTGTCGAGCAGCGCATCCGGCCTGCCAATCCTGCCCGAGGTCCAGAAGCTGCCGGCGGGCCTGGGCATGTGCATCTACGGCAAGGAAGAGAAGGACACCAACTGCCCGGGCCTGGACCCGAAGCAGGTGCAGCTCGTGAAGCTGCCGGGCGGCCATCACTTTGATGGCGATTACGCCAAGCTCGCGCGCATCATTCTTGAAGGCGCGCGTGCACCGGGCAACGCCTCGCGCTGA